CCCGCAAGAAGCACGATATATGCTGCGCCGGCGGCCAACTTGGCCATTCCATCTGCACGCGATTGAGATTGGGGCGCCTGAAACCCATTTGTTGTATCGATCGACTTTTTGCTTGGTAAGTCAATCCGCATTCGTCCGCCCCCTTCCAGTCAACGCGATCCCGATCATCAACCCGATGGCATAGACCACGAGCGAGGACCAGGCAGCCCCTTGCGATGCTCCATAATATATCGAAACGAAGTACACGGGGACAGCCACGGCGGCCGTCGAAACCTCGATCACCGTCACCCGAGTCGGATCGTGTCGGCCCAAGTTATAAGAGACCGCTTGTCGGTACAGCGACAGCATGACGGCAGCGAGGCATAGCGGCAAGATCAGCGGAGCTGCACTCGCGAAGGCAGGACCAAGCAGCGGCAAGAGCCATAACCAAATGGTCAGCCCGGCAACCGTCGCGATGGGTATAAATATGAGACAGTCTCGAGCGAGAATTCCCATCAACTGGCCCCGCCGATCCCGACCTCCGGCGAGCGTGCTGACGCGATGATCACCCAAGGAGTTGGCAAGCCAAGTGAGCACCTCGGTTGCGGTCGCTACGGAAACGTAGAGGCCCAGCTGGGATTCGGGGGCTAGAATACCTAGAATTACCCGGTCAAGTCGGGTGACGATGACCGCCGAGATACTGGCCGGAAGAAGCTTCAGTGAGTCGGCGCTCACGTCCACGAACATTCCCCGACCCAGCTTAATATTTCGCCGCAATCCAGCCACCACCACGATTGGAATGGCAGGCAGCGCATAGGCGAGGGTCCACATAAACCAGTCCTGAACCTTGAGCAAATATAGCGTGACCGCGAAAGCTAAAATCGTTAGCTGATACCCCGCTATGAGCAACGTGTAGGTGCTGAATTGGTTGTCCCTGAACGACCTACTTCGTAAGACGGCGAGTGTCGCGATCGTGTATACCACCGGCCCAATCAGCGCCGTCCAATCTCGGGTCAAGGCAAAAACGGCAACGGTGACAAGGAGGCAAAGACTGGTCAGATGGACAGGAACAAAGCTGCCTTGGTCACCGCTCCTTCTGAGGGCGACCCTCTCAGCGCCAAGCAGTACAAACGGCACGATAAGGTAGGAGGCTTGGAGTACGAACGCTACCTCGCCACGCGAGTCTGGACCCAATTCCCGCGATATCAGGATGTTCGTGATGAAGGCGACCCCGGCCGCCAGGGCCGAGAGCAATACGCCCGCGCTCACCGCTTTTCGGGTGGCGACTGACGCCTTGGGCTGGTCTGATGGAGCATCCCTTCGCTGGGCGGCCCGGCGATCTGCCTCGTTCACCGGACGCCCGCACCCCCAGCCTTAGGCACTGGACTGGGCGACATGGTC
This genomic window from Nakamurella multipartita DSM 44233 contains:
- a CDS encoding lipopolysaccharide biosynthesis protein; the protein is MSAGVLLSALAAGVAFITNILISRELGPDSRGEVAFVLQASYLIVPFVLLGAERVALRRSGDQGSFVPVHLTSLCLLVTVAVFALTRDWTALIGPVVYTIATLAVLRSRSFRDNQFSTYTLLIAGYQLTILAFAVTLYLLKVQDWFMWTLAYALPAIPIVVVAGLRRNIKLGRGMFVDVSADSLKLLPASISAVIVTRLDRVILGILAPESQLGLYVSVATATEVLTWLANSLGDHRVSTLAGGRDRRGQLMGILARDCLIFIPIATVAGLTIWLWLLPLLGPAFASAAPLILPLCLAAVMLSLYRQAVSYNLGRHDPTRVTVIEVSTAAVAVPVYFVSIYYGASQGAAWSSLVVYAIGLMIGIALTGRGRTNAD